One Arthrobacter sp. FW306-07-I genomic window carries:
- a CDS encoding glutamate--cysteine ligase: MKIDFASSRQSTLGVEWELALVDGKTGELASVANQVLRGVASRHPELNEDDEHPHIKQELLLNTVELVTGICETAAEAKEDLSRSVAAVREITDPMGVELFCAGSHPFSPPQLQPVTDKARYAKLIDRTQWWGRQMVIYGVHVHVGLDHRDKVLPVLDGLVNYFPHFQALSASSPFWGGEDTGYASQRALMFQQLPTAGLPFQFKSWEEYESYVQDMFTTGVIDTISEIRWDIRPVPALGTIEMRICDGLATLEEVGAIAALTQCLVDEFSTILDNGGTIPTMPPWHVQENKWRAARYGMDAIIILDAAGHEQLVTDHLLETLNRLEPVAAKLRCSDELADVEKIIRRGAGYQRQRRVAEENGGNLQAVVLDLVKQMRNGPTA; this comes from the coding sequence GTGAAGATCGACTTCGCGTCATCGAGGCAGTCAACGCTCGGTGTTGAGTGGGAGCTTGCACTGGTGGACGGAAAGACGGGCGAGCTCGCGTCCGTAGCCAACCAGGTGCTCCGCGGCGTGGCTTCCCGCCACCCGGAACTCAACGAAGACGACGAACACCCGCACATCAAGCAGGAACTGCTGCTGAACACGGTGGAACTGGTCACGGGCATCTGCGAGACAGCCGCCGAGGCCAAGGAGGACCTCAGCCGGTCCGTCGCCGCCGTCCGCGAGATCACCGACCCCATGGGTGTGGAGCTGTTCTGCGCCGGCAGCCATCCCTTCAGCCCGCCGCAGCTGCAGCCGGTGACGGACAAGGCGCGCTACGCCAAACTCATTGACCGGACCCAGTGGTGGGGCCGCCAGATGGTCATTTACGGCGTCCACGTCCACGTGGGGCTGGACCACCGGGACAAGGTGCTCCCCGTACTGGATGGCCTGGTCAACTACTTCCCGCATTTCCAGGCGCTCTCCGCGTCCAGCCCGTTCTGGGGCGGTGAGGACACCGGCTACGCCTCCCAGCGCGCTCTGATGTTCCAGCAGCTTCCCACGGCCGGCCTGCCCTTCCAGTTCAAGTCCTGGGAAGAGTACGAGTCCTACGTCCAGGACATGTTCACCACGGGCGTCATCGACACCATCTCGGAGATCCGGTGGGACATCCGGCCGGTTCCAGCACTGGGAACCATCGAGATGCGCATCTGCGACGGCCTGGCCACGCTGGAGGAAGTGGGCGCCATCGCGGCCCTCACCCAGTGCCTGGTGGACGAGTTCTCCACCATCCTGGACAACGGCGGCACCATCCCCACCATGCCGCCGTGGCACGTGCAGGAAAACAAGTGGCGCGCCGCCCGCTACGGTATGGACGCCATCATCATCCTTGACGCCGCGGGCCACGAGCAGCTGGTGACGGACCACCTGCTGGAGACGCTGAACCGGCTGGAACCCGTGGCCGCCAAGCTGCGTTGCTCCGACGAACTCGCCGACGTGGAGAAGATCATCCGCCGCGGCGCCGGCTACCAGCGCCAGCGTCGCGTGGCTGAGGAAAACGGCGGAAACCTGCAGGCCGTTGTGCTGGACCTGGTCAAGCAGATGCGCAACGGGCCCACCGCCTGA
- the rimI gene encoding ribosomal protein S18-alanine N-acetyltransferase, with product MAGITIRDMTLDDVPAVGLLEQKLFPIDAWPVQMFLDELSQPETRRYLVAETNDGIVGYAGLMCIEPIADVQTIAVVPDYEGRGIGSTLLTHLIDEARQRGAADVLLEVRADNPRAQQLYVRFGFEQIHTRPRYYRDGVDALIMRLQLTAPHPEGHEATEAGQA from the coding sequence ATGGCCGGAATCACCATCCGTGACATGACCCTGGACGACGTGCCCGCCGTCGGTCTCCTCGAACAGAAGCTCTTCCCCATTGACGCGTGGCCTGTGCAGATGTTCCTGGACGAGCTTTCCCAGCCGGAGACCCGCCGCTACCTGGTGGCGGAAACAAACGACGGCATTGTGGGCTATGCGGGCCTGATGTGCATCGAGCCCATTGCGGACGTCCAGACCATCGCCGTCGTCCCCGATTACGAGGGCCGCGGCATCGGCAGCACGCTGCTCACGCACCTGATCGACGAAGCCCGGCAGCGGGGCGCCGCCGACGTCCTGCTCGAAGTCCGTGCCGACAACCCCCGGGCGCAACAGCTGTATGTGCGGTTTGGCTTTGAACAGATCCACACCCGGCCCCGCTATTACCGTGACGGCGTGGACGCCCTCATCATGCGCCTCCAGCTGACCGCACCGCATCCTGAAGGCCACGAAGCAACGGAAGCAGGCCAGGCATGA
- the alr gene encoding alanine racemase, with protein MTYPATTGEFSAASGPDPRHERSAVIDLDAIRHNVRRLAAAASPAKVMAVVKADAYGHGAVPVARAALQAGASWLGVAHISEALALRAAGIDAPLLAWLHTTDSNFGAAVAAGVDIGCSGWELERIVAAAREQERPARIHLKVDTGLGRNGATPETWDRLVGEAVEYQDQGLLRVVGIFSHLAVADEPERPETDQQVAAFREALAIAEDAGVDLEVRHLANTPATLSRPDTHFDLVRVGLGVYGLSPFDGTTSAELGLRPAMTLRTLISQCKQVPAGQGVSYGLHYRTREASTLALIPLGYADGVPRVATGGPVRVAGKTYPVVGRIAMDQMVIDLGPEASGAGLQGTEAELFGSGADGGPTVDDWARAAGTINYEVVTRISPRVPRRFINEDDPADNSQGLAGVPGKEGAA; from the coding sequence GTGACCTACCCCGCAACAACCGGTGAATTCAGCGCTGCCTCAGGGCCGGACCCCCGCCATGAGCGGTCCGCCGTGATCGACCTGGACGCCATCCGGCACAACGTCCGCCGGCTTGCCGCCGCTGCTTCCCCCGCGAAAGTCATGGCCGTCGTCAAGGCCGATGCCTACGGCCACGGTGCCGTCCCCGTGGCCCGGGCGGCACTGCAGGCGGGCGCCTCCTGGCTGGGTGTGGCCCACATTTCCGAGGCCCTCGCGCTGCGCGCCGCCGGGATTGACGCGCCGCTGCTCGCCTGGCTGCACACCACGGACAGCAACTTCGGTGCCGCCGTGGCCGCCGGCGTCGACATCGGCTGCTCCGGCTGGGAGCTGGAACGCATCGTTGCCGCGGCGCGGGAGCAGGAACGCCCCGCGCGCATCCACCTCAAGGTGGACACCGGGCTTGGCCGCAACGGCGCCACCCCGGAGACCTGGGACCGGCTGGTAGGTGAGGCCGTGGAGTACCAGGACCAGGGGCTGCTGCGCGTGGTGGGCATCTTCTCCCACCTGGCCGTCGCTGACGAACCGGAGCGGCCCGAAACGGACCAGCAGGTGGCGGCCTTCCGCGAGGCGCTTGCCATCGCCGAGGATGCGGGCGTGGACCTTGAGGTTCGGCACTTGGCCAACACCCCCGCCACATTGTCCCGGCCGGACACCCACTTCGACCTGGTGCGGGTTGGCCTGGGCGTCTACGGGCTTTCGCCGTTCGACGGGACCACATCCGCTGAGCTTGGCCTCCGCCCCGCCATGACGCTGCGTACCCTCATATCGCAGTGCAAGCAGGTGCCCGCCGGACAGGGTGTCTCCTACGGGCTGCACTACCGCACCAGGGAAGCCAGCACGCTGGCACTCATACCACTGGGTTATGCCGACGGCGTGCCCCGCGTCGCCACGGGTGGTCCCGTCCGCGTCGCCGGCAAGACCTACCCGGTGGTGGGGCGGATCGCCATGGACCAAATGGTCATTGACCTGGGGCCGGAAGCATCGGGGGCCGGTCTGCAGGGCACGGAAGCGGAGCTGTTCGGCAGCGGCGCCGACGGAGGGCCCACCGTTGATGACTGGGCCCGCGCCGCTGGAACCATCAACTACGAGGTGGTGACCCGGATCAGCCCCCGCGTACCCCGTCGCTTCATCAACGAGGACGATCCCGCTGACAACAGCCAGGGCCTGGCGGGCGTGCCCGGCAAGGAGGGAGCCGCGTGA
- the tsaE gene encoding tRNA (adenosine(37)-N6)-threonylcarbamoyltransferase complex ATPase subunit type 1 TsaE: protein MSSPEELPANWEKTFTATTAEQTHAFGARLAEVLQAGDLLVLSGELGAGKTTFTQGLGEGLGVRPGIISPTFVLVRIHPNLPDGPRPGGPDLVHVDAYRLGSAAEVDDIDLENTMDTSVTVVEWGHERVEHLSDSRLEIDLHRAIGLGAIGLGSTGTTGPAAEGASAEYASLDFDGEDTDEPRTIVMRGYGPRWPSVPELASPEGSSPC, encoded by the coding sequence GTGAGCAGCCCCGAAGAGTTGCCTGCCAACTGGGAAAAGACGTTTACGGCGACGACGGCGGAACAGACCCACGCGTTCGGGGCCCGTCTGGCGGAGGTACTGCAGGCCGGGGACCTGCTGGTGCTGTCCGGCGAGCTGGGTGCCGGAAAAACCACCTTCACGCAGGGTCTCGGCGAGGGCTTGGGCGTCCGCCCGGGCATCATCTCGCCCACCTTCGTTCTGGTCCGGATCCATCCCAACCTGCCAGATGGTCCGCGTCCCGGTGGCCCGGATCTGGTGCACGTGGATGCCTACCGGCTGGGCTCTGCCGCGGAGGTCGACGATATCGACCTTGAAAACACGATGGACACATCCGTCACAGTGGTGGAGTGGGGGCACGAACGGGTGGAACACCTGAGCGACAGCCGGCTGGAGATCGACCTGCACCGCGCCATCGGGCTCGGGGCCATCGGGTTGGGAAGCACCGGGACCACGGGCCCTGCAGCGGAGGGAGCGTCCGCGGAATACGCCAGCCTGGACTTTGACGGCGAGGACACCGACGAACCCCGCACCATTGTGATGCGCGGCTACGGGCCCCGGTGGCCAAGCGTTCCCGAACTCGCAAGCCCGGAAGGGAGCAGCCCGTGCTGA
- a CDS encoding carbohydrate kinase family protein, whose protein sequence is MDAMPARPFDPLAAVRPHAEPGFDLLLAGTVFQDIIFTGLPHGPEPGTEVWSDGMGSCPGGVANQAIAAARLGLRTGLAAAFGDDGYGDFNWKILSGQEHVDLSLSRRVPGWHSPVTVSLCVDQDRSLVTHGHSAPVTNSELIGDPPKALAGIAEVGLEMEPWARAAHSAGVKLFGDVGWDPSGEWAPVRLDNLQYFYAFLPNQREAMAFTGKDNPWSALYALADRVPVAVVTLGAQGAMAVDSETGEEEWVPSLPVKAHDPTGAGDCFDAAFIVGTLAGWPLGDRLRFANLCASLAVQEVGGSLAAPGWGDIADWWKRANARPERQTSQWLRRFGFLTDIIDDVPLAAQRRASATIAHLSDA, encoded by the coding sequence ATGGACGCGATGCCAGCCCGCCCCTTCGATCCGCTGGCTGCCGTCCGCCCACATGCGGAGCCTGGATTCGACCTGCTGCTCGCCGGGACGGTTTTCCAGGACATCATCTTCACGGGCCTGCCGCACGGTCCCGAACCAGGCACCGAAGTCTGGAGCGACGGCATGGGGAGCTGCCCCGGCGGGGTGGCGAACCAGGCCATTGCCGCCGCCAGGCTGGGGCTGCGCACCGGCTTGGCGGCTGCTTTCGGAGATGACGGATACGGGGACTTCAACTGGAAGATCCTCTCCGGCCAGGAGCACGTGGACCTCAGCCTGTCCCGCCGCGTCCCGGGCTGGCACTCTCCGGTCACCGTGTCCCTCTGCGTGGACCAGGACCGTTCCCTGGTGACCCACGGGCACTCCGCCCCGGTGACAAACTCCGAACTGATCGGAGACCCGCCCAAGGCGCTCGCCGGCATTGCGGAGGTGGGCCTGGAGATGGAACCGTGGGCCCGGGCTGCCCATTCGGCCGGGGTGAAGCTGTTCGGGGACGTGGGGTGGGATCCCAGCGGGGAGTGGGCTCCGGTGCGGCTGGACAACCTGCAGTACTTTTACGCCTTCCTGCCCAACCAGCGCGAGGCCATGGCCTTCACCGGCAAGGACAACCCGTGGAGCGCCCTCTATGCACTGGCTGACCGCGTTCCCGTGGCGGTGGTGACCCTCGGAGCGCAGGGTGCCATGGCCGTGGACTCGGAAACCGGGGAGGAGGAGTGGGTTCCGTCGCTTCCGGTCAAGGCACACGACCCCACCGGGGCGGGTGACTGCTTTGACGCGGCATTTATCGTCGGCACTCTTGCCGGCTGGCCGCTGGGGGACAGGCTGCGGTTTGCCAACCTGTGCGCGTCCCTGGCGGTACAGGAGGTGGGCGGATCCCTGGCGGCCCCGGGCTGGGGCGACATCGCGGACTGGTGGAAACGCGCCAACGCCCGCCCGGAACGGCAGACCAGCCAATGGCTGCGGCGTTTTGGCTTCCTGACGGACATCATCGACGACGTGCCGCTCGCTGCCCAGCGCCGCGCGTCGGCCACCATCGCGCACCTGTCGGATGCCTGA
- a CDS encoding CPBP family intramembrane glutamic endopeptidase, whose translation MSPAPPVAKRSGTLLPLIAVVLVLFAVAALWPLLAAATAQAQLPVQIAAGLAPFVVFFAAIALAGRTEGIRFATAVGFSTRHAGWQLLTAIALLAVTLAVTLALAALGFHMFGEGQTGLLPFLYGAVRSFLLVGFGEELIWRGYVLGAVRRNLRSGAAAVLLSSALFGLWHYPGGQDVLQVLVTMLFGVLWSAARMKIRHCSTFATGTAHGLHDLALLVIATLTA comes from the coding sequence ATGTCTCCTGCTCCTCCTGTGGCCAAGCGGAGCGGCACGCTCCTCCCCCTCATTGCAGTAGTGCTGGTCCTCTTTGCGGTGGCCGCACTCTGGCCTCTACTGGCTGCTGCCACCGCGCAGGCCCAGCTTCCGGTTCAAATCGCCGCGGGCCTTGCCCCGTTCGTGGTTTTCTTCGCTGCCATTGCCCTGGCAGGCCGGACCGAGGGGATCAGGTTCGCCACGGCCGTCGGGTTCTCCACGCGGCACGCCGGCTGGCAGCTGCTGACTGCCATTGCGCTCCTGGCCGTCACGCTTGCCGTGACCCTGGCCCTGGCCGCGCTGGGCTTTCACATGTTCGGCGAAGGCCAGACCGGATTGCTGCCCTTCCTGTACGGGGCCGTGCGCAGCTTTCTGCTGGTGGGGTTTGGCGAGGAGCTCATCTGGCGCGGCTATGTCCTGGGCGCAGTGCGCCGAAACCTGCGCTCCGGCGCGGCCGCCGTGCTGCTGTCCTCGGCGCTCTTTGGGCTGTGGCACTATCCCGGCGGGCAGGACGTGCTCCAGGTCCTGGTGACCATGCTCTTCGGCGTGCTGTGGAGCGCTGCCCGGATGAAGATCAGGCACTGCTCAACGTTCGCCACCGGCACCGCCCACGGCCTGCACGACCTCGCACTGCTTGTCATCGCCACTCTTACCGCCTGA
- the tsaD gene encoding tRNA (adenosine(37)-N6)-threonylcarbamoyltransferase complex transferase subunit TsaD, which translates to MNREQPLVLGIESSCDETGVGIVRGTELLTNTVSSSMDEHVRFGGVIPEIASRAHLDAFVPTLEQALADAGVTLEEVDAIAVTSGPGLAGALMVGVCAAKALAVATGKPLFAINHLVAHVGVGLLDDRASGRKQELPENLGALLVSGGHTEILRINSITSDVELLGSTIDDAAGEAYDKVARILGLGYPGGPAIDKMARNGNPKAIRFPRGLTQPKYMGTADEPGPHRYDWSFSGLKTAVARCVEQFEARGEEIPVADIAAAFQEAVVDVISSKAVMACREHGIKDVLLGGGVAANSRLRELTGQRCASAGIRLHVPPLDLCTDNGAMVAALGAQLVMAGVEPSGIGFAPDSSMPVTSVSLPA; encoded by the coding sequence ATGAACCGTGAACAGCCCCTGGTACTGGGTATTGAATCGTCCTGCGACGAGACCGGCGTCGGCATCGTCCGCGGCACCGAACTCCTGACCAACACGGTGTCCTCCTCCATGGATGAGCACGTCCGCTTCGGTGGAGTCATCCCCGAGATCGCTTCCCGGGCGCACCTGGACGCTTTCGTCCCCACCCTCGAACAGGCCCTGGCAGACGCCGGGGTGACCCTGGAGGAGGTGGACGCCATTGCCGTCACCTCCGGGCCCGGGCTTGCCGGCGCGCTGATGGTGGGCGTGTGCGCCGCCAAGGCGCTCGCCGTCGCCACCGGAAAGCCCCTGTTCGCCATCAACCATCTGGTGGCGCACGTGGGCGTGGGTCTCCTGGACGACCGTGCAAGCGGCCGGAAGCAGGAACTGCCCGAAAACCTCGGCGCCCTGCTCGTCTCCGGCGGCCACACCGAAATCCTGCGGATCAACAGCATCACCAGCGACGTGGAACTGCTGGGCTCCACCATCGATGATGCCGCCGGCGAAGCCTACGACAAAGTGGCCCGCATCCTGGGGCTCGGCTATCCGGGCGGACCTGCGATCGACAAGATGGCCCGCAATGGCAACCCGAAGGCGATCCGCTTCCCCCGCGGCCTTACCCAGCCCAAGTACATGGGCACGGCGGATGAACCCGGGCCGCACCGGTACGACTGGTCCTTCAGCGGGCTCAAGACGGCGGTGGCCCGGTGCGTGGAGCAGTTCGAGGCCCGCGGGGAAGAGATTCCCGTGGCAGACATCGCGGCGGCGTTCCAGGAAGCCGTGGTGGACGTGATCTCGTCCAAGGCGGTCATGGCCTGCCGTGAGCACGGCATCAAGGATGTGTTGCTGGGCGGCGGCGTGGCGGCCAACTCACGCCTGCGGGAACTGACCGGGCAGCGCTGCGCCTCGGCCGGGATCCGGCTGCACGTTCCGCCCCTGGATCTTTGCACGGACAACGGTGCCATGGTGGCCGCGCTCGGGGCCCAGCTGGTGATGGCGGGCGTCGAGCCCAGCGGTATCGGGTTCGCTCCTGATTCCTCGATGCCGGTCACCTCGGTGTCGCTCCCGGCCTGA
- the tsaB gene encoding tRNA (adenosine(37)-N6)-threonylcarbamoyltransferase complex dimerization subunit type 1 TsaB: protein MLILAIDTSAVASAALVSDDAPESVVASFATEDTRSHAEVLAPGIHAMLSEAGVTGQDVDAIVVGVGPGPFTGLRSGIATARTLAFVWGKPLHGVMSLDAVALEVAESTAAPSEFLVVTDARRKEVYWARYSLNDAQLPRLEDGPHVGFAADLPDLPAFGAGAGLYADALQAHPDFDGEQPDALYLGQFALARLASGHTLLDSTPLYLRESDAQVPGPRKRAL, encoded by the coding sequence GTGCTGATTCTGGCCATCGATACCTCGGCCGTGGCCAGCGCCGCGCTGGTGTCGGACGACGCCCCGGAAAGCGTGGTGGCAAGCTTCGCCACGGAGGACACCCGCAGCCACGCGGAGGTGCTCGCCCCGGGCATTCACGCCATGCTGTCCGAGGCGGGGGTCACAGGGCAGGACGTCGACGCCATTGTGGTGGGCGTTGGGCCCGGCCCTTTCACCGGGCTGCGCTCGGGCATTGCCACCGCGCGCACACTGGCCTTCGTCTGGGGCAAGCCACTGCACGGGGTGATGAGCCTGGACGCCGTGGCCCTTGAGGTTGCCGAATCCACGGCGGCGCCTTCCGAGTTCCTGGTGGTCACGGACGCCCGCCGCAAGGAGGTGTACTGGGCCCGCTACAGCCTCAATGATGCCCAGTTGCCCCGGCTGGAGGACGGGCCGCATGTCGGGTTCGCGGCGGACCTTCCGGACCTGCCCGCCTTCGGCGCAGGTGCAGGGCTCTACGCTGATGCCCTTCAGGCCCACCCGGACTTCGACGGCGAGCAGCCGGACGCCCTGTACCTTGGCCAGTTCGCCCTCGCGCGGCTCGCTTCCGGACACACCCTGCTGGACTCCACCCCCCTCTACCTGCGCGAATCCGACGCGCAGGTTCCCGGACCACGGAAGCGGGCACTGTGA